The Xenorhabdus doucetiae genome has a window encoding:
- a CDS encoding valine--tRNA ligase — protein MEKTPATQTQSEPSLDKTYNPTEIEQPLYNHWEQSGYFKPNGDTSRESFCIVIPPPNVTGSLHMGHAFQQTIMDTMVRYQRMQGKNTLWQAGTDHAGIATQMVVERKIAAEEGKTRHDYGREAFIDKIWQWKAESGGNISNQMRRLGNSVDWERERFTMDEGLSKAVKEAFVRLYQEDLIYRGKRLVNWDPKLRTAISDLEVENREVKGSMWHLRYPLADGAKTAEGKDYLIVATTRPETMLGDTGVAVNPEDPRYKDLIGKEILLPLVNRRIPIVGDEHADMEKGTGCVKITPAHDFNDYEVGKRHNLPMINILTFDGDIRDAAEVFNSNGEISDSYSTDIPAEYRGMERFAARKAIVAEFEKQDLLVEVKPHDLTVPYGDRGGVVIEPMLTDQWYVRTAPLAKVAIEAVESGNIQFVPKQYENMYYSWMRDIQDWCISRQLWWGHRIPAWYDAQGNVYVGRDEEEVRRENNLAADITLTQDEDVLDTWFSSGLWTFSTLGWPEQTEALKTFHPTDVLVSGFDIIFFWIARMIMMTMHFIKDENGKPQVPFKTVYMTGLIRDEEGQKMSKSKGNVIDPLDMIDGISLESLLEKRTGNMMQPQLAEKIRKRTEKQFPEGIEAHGTDALRFTLAALASTGRDINWDMKRLQGYRNFCNKLWNASRFVLMNTEGQDCGQNGGEMSLSLADRWILAEFNQTVKACREALDTYRFDIAANILYEFTWNQFCDWYLELSKPAINKGSEAEVRAARHTLIEVLEGLLRLAHPIIPFITETIWQRVKVVKGIDADTIMLQPFPEFDQTKVDELALNDLEWIKEAIIAVRNIRAEMNIAPSKPLEVLLRDANDDAQRRVAENLNFIQAMGRLASVTVLAAGEEAPVSVTKLINGAEVLIPMAGLIDKGAELARLDKEIEKLDKEISSIAGKLANESFVSRAPEAVVAKERERLATNNAAKEKLLAQKETIAAL, from the coding sequence ATGGAAAAGACACCCGCTACTCAAACGCAATCTGAGCCATCTCTCGATAAAACGTACAACCCGACAGAGATAGAGCAACCCCTTTATAACCACTGGGAACAGAGTGGTTACTTTAAACCGAATGGCGATACCAGCCGCGAAAGTTTCTGCATCGTCATTCCGCCTCCCAACGTCACCGGCAGCCTGCATATGGGGCACGCATTCCAGCAGACCATTATGGACACGATGGTGCGTTACCAGCGCATGCAGGGTAAAAACACCCTGTGGCAGGCCGGGACTGACCACGCGGGCATCGCGACCCAAATGGTTGTTGAACGCAAGATCGCGGCCGAAGAAGGCAAAACCCGCCACGATTATGGCCGTGAAGCCTTTATCGACAAGATTTGGCAGTGGAAAGCCGAGTCGGGTGGCAATATCTCCAACCAGATGCGCCGTCTGGGGAACTCCGTCGATTGGGAGCGTGAGCGCTTTACGATGGATGAAGGTCTGTCCAAAGCGGTGAAAGAAGCCTTCGTTCGCCTGTATCAGGAAGATCTGATTTACCGCGGCAAACGTCTGGTCAACTGGGACCCGAAACTGCGCACCGCAATTTCGGATCTGGAAGTCGAAAACCGCGAAGTCAAAGGTTCCATGTGGCACCTGCGCTATCCGCTGGCTGACGGTGCCAAGACCGCCGAAGGTAAAGACTATCTGATTGTGGCGACGACCCGCCCGGAAACGATGCTGGGGGATACCGGCGTTGCGGTTAACCCGGAAGATCCCCGTTATAAGGATCTGATTGGCAAAGAGATCCTGCTGCCACTGGTCAACCGCCGCATTCCGATTGTCGGCGATGAGCACGCGGATATGGAAAAAGGCACCGGCTGCGTGAAAATCACCCCGGCCCACGATTTCAATGACTATGAAGTCGGTAAGCGCCACAACCTGCCGATGATCAATATCCTGACTTTCGACGGTGATATCCGCGACGCCGCAGAAGTTTTCAACAGCAACGGCGAAATTTCTGATAGTTACTCAACCGATATCCCGGCCGAATACCGCGGCATGGAGCGTTTCGCTGCCCGTAAAGCGATTGTGGCCGAATTCGAAAAACAAGATCTGCTGGTTGAGGTCAAACCTCATGATCTGACCGTGCCTTACGGCGATCGTGGCGGTGTGGTGATTGAGCCAATGCTGACCGACCAATGGTACGTCCGCACTGCCCCACTGGCAAAAGTGGCAATTGAAGCGGTTGAGAGTGGCAACATCCAGTTCGTGCCTAAGCAGTACGAAAATATGTACTACTCTTGGATGCGTGATATTCAGGACTGGTGTATTTCCCGTCAATTGTGGTGGGGACACCGCATTCCGGCGTGGTATGACGCACAAGGCAACGTCTATGTCGGGCGCGATGAAGAAGAAGTCCGCCGCGAAAATAATCTGGCTGCCGATATCACCCTGACCCAAGACGAAGACGTACTGGATACTTGGTTCTCCTCCGGCCTGTGGACCTTCTCCACCCTCGGCTGGCCTGAGCAGACCGAAGCGCTGAAAACCTTCCATCCAACCGACGTGCTGGTCAGTGGCTTCGACATTATCTTCTTCTGGATTGCCCGCATGATCATGATGACCATGCACTTCATCAAAGATGAAAACGGCAAGCCACAAGTGCCGTTCAAGACGGTCTATATGACAGGTCTGATCCGCGATGAAGAAGGCCAGAAGATGTCAAAATCCAAAGGGAACGTTATCGACCCGCTGGATATGATCGACGGTATTTCGCTGGAAAGCCTGCTGGAAAAACGTACCGGCAATATGATGCAGCCACAACTGGCGGAAAAAATCCGTAAGCGCACGGAAAAACAGTTCCCGGAAGGCATTGAAGCCCACGGTACTGACGCCCTGCGTTTCACTCTGGCGGCACTGGCTTCCACCGGCCGTGATATCAACTGGGACATGAAACGCCTGCAAGGGTATCGCAACTTCTGTAACAAACTGTGGAACGCCAGCCGTTTCGTGCTGATGAATACGGAAGGGCAAGATTGCGGCCAGAACGGCGGTGAAATGTCACTGTCACTGGCAGATCGCTGGATTTTGGCCGAATTCAACCAAACCGTTAAAGCCTGTCGTGAAGCACTGGATACTTACCGTTTCGACATTGCGGCAAACATTCTGTACGAATTCACGTGGAACCAATTCTGTGACTGGTATCTGGAGCTGTCCAAGCCTGCGATCAACAAAGGTTCAGAAGCCGAAGTCCGCGCGGCTCGCCATACGCTGATTGAAGTGTTGGAAGGTTTGCTGCGTCTGGCTCATCCTATCATTCCATTTATCACCGAAACCATCTGGCAGCGGGTGAAAGTTGTCAAAGGCATTGATGCCGATACTATCATGCTGCAACCTTTCCCTGAGTTCGATCAGACGAAAGTGGATGAACTGGCGCTGAACGATCTGGAATGGATTAAGGAAGCGATTATTGCGGTACGTAATATTCGTGCCGAAATGAATATTGCGCCAAGCAAGCCGCTGGAAGTGCTGCTGCGTGATGCCAATGACGATGCACAACGCCGCGTGGCTGAAAACCTCAACTTCATTCAGGCCATGGGGCGTCTCGCTTCTGTCACCGTCTTGGCAGCAGGCGAAGAAGCCCCGGTTTCTGTGACCAAATTGATCAATGGGGCAGAAGTGTTAATCCCAATGGCCGGTTTGATCGATAAAGGCGCAGAACTGGCACGTCTGGATAAAGAAATCGAGAAGCTGGATAAAGAAATCAGCAGCATTGCAGGCAAACTGGCTAACGAAAGTTTTGTCAGCCGTGCACCGGAAGCGGTGGTGGCCAAAGAGCGCGAACGTCTGGCGACCAACAATGCCGCGAAAGAAAAATTATTGGCGCAGAAAGAGACGATCGCTGCCCTGTAA
- a CDS encoding IS30 family transposase, which produces MAYTQLTETERYQIFGLKEAGFTQRFIATSLNRAPSTISRELRRNREAEKYEPEQAQRKALERRHSKVKAVKITPEITKWIKQLIWQDLSPEQVVGYLKREAKISLHHETIYRLIYKDKINGGDLWQHLRIAKKPYRKRYGSHEHRGKIKNRVSIDKRPKIVDKKQRIGDWEGDTIVGKDRKSALLTLVERKSLFTIIIKLEDKTAEGVAKAATRHLSMIKHKVKTITFDNGLEFAEHERIGKNLETKIYFAHPYSPWERGINENINGLIRDYFPKGTDFNKVSEREVNLVANRLNNRPRKTRDYKTPNELFTGTPTHLLRSLRCCA; this is translated from the coding sequence ATGGCCTATACGCAACTGACCGAAACAGAAAGATACCAGATTTTCGGCTTAAAAGAAGCCGGTTTTACACAACGTTTTATTGCAACGTCGCTTAATCGGGCCCCATCAACAATTAGCCGGGAATTGAGACGAAACCGGGAAGCCGAGAAATATGAACCTGAACAAGCTCAGCGTAAAGCATTAGAACGCCGTCATTCTAAGGTAAAAGCCGTAAAAATCACGCCAGAGATAACAAAGTGGATAAAACAGTTAATTTGGCAAGACTTAAGTCCGGAACAAGTTGTGGGTTATCTCAAGCGGGAAGCGAAAATCTCTTTACATCATGAAACAATTTATCGATTGATTTATAAAGATAAAATAAATGGCGGTGATTTATGGCAACATCTTAGGATAGCGAAAAAACCGTATCGTAAACGCTATGGAAGCCATGAGCACAGAGGAAAAATTAAAAACAGAGTCAGTATTGATAAGCGCCCAAAAATTGTTGATAAAAAGCAGCGTATTGGGGATTGGGAAGGGGATACTATCGTTGGCAAAGATCGTAAAAGTGCCTTATTGACTTTAGTTGAACGAAAATCGTTATTTACGATCATCATTAAACTTGAAGATAAAACAGCAGAAGGTGTTGCCAAAGCGGCGACAAGACATTTATCGATGATAAAACATAAAGTTAAAACAATTACCTTTGATAACGGACTCGAATTTGCCGAACACGAACGGATCGGTAAAAATTTAGAGACAAAAATTTATTTTGCTCATCCGTATTCCCCTTGGGAAAGAGGGATAAATGAGAACATAAATGGATTAATCAGAGATTACTTCCCAAAAGGAACCGATTTTAATAAGGTATCAGAGCGGGAGGTTAACCTTGTGGCAAACCGACTAAATAATCGACCACGTAAGACACGAGATTATAAAACACCGAATGAGTTATTTACAGGAACCCCAACTCATTTACTTCGTTCATTACGGTGTTGCGCTTAA
- a CDS encoding RNA 2'-phosphotransferase has protein sequence MHAVLRHQPESIGLVLDNEGWADIVALIKCAARHGKRLDFAIIEKIVDTNDKKRFAISADQKRIRAVQGHSTQQVNIRYQEKIPPAVLYHGTATRFLASIFKQGLIAGTRHYVHLSADKSTATKVGQRYGKAIILKIEAQLMYEQGFTFHQADNGVWLTKTVPVEYMSVVEHFQ, from the coding sequence ATGCACGCAGTATTACGCCATCAACCGGAATCTATTGGTTTGGTTTTGGATAATGAGGGATGGGCCGATATCGTCGCATTAATAAAATGTGCCGCCAGACACGGTAAGCGATTGGACTTTGCGATCATAGAAAAAATTGTTGATACCAATGACAAAAAACGGTTTGCCATTTCTGCGGATCAGAAACGCATCAGGGCAGTACAGGGGCATTCAACGCAGCAGGTGAATATTCGCTATCAGGAGAAAATTCCTCCTGCGGTTTTGTATCATGGTACAGCCACCCGTTTTTTGGCTTCGATTTTTAAACAGGGGTTGATAGCCGGAACACGGCACTATGTGCATTTATCGGCGGATAAATCTACGGCGACCAAAGTGGGGCAACGGTACGGCAAGGCGATTATCCTGAAAATTGAAGCTCAGTTGATGTATGAGCAGGGCTTTACATTTCATCAGGCAGATAACGGAGTTTGGTTGACAAAAACCGTGCCAGTTGAATATATGAGTGTTGTTGAACATTTTCAGTAA
- a CDS encoding LysE family translocator: MTVMDSLLAFTVAATLLTLTPGLDTALILRTATVEGGKKALQAALGINAGCFIWGAMVAFGLGTLIAVSELAFNLLKWCGALYLCWLGIQMIWHPKKDLGGETSASVKGQNWFIKGMLGNVLNPKMGVFYVSFLPQFIPQGHSATLWTFNLVAIHVLLGTLWSLSLIYATRPLSHILRRENVIKWMNRATGGLFLLFAFKLVMSNRR; encoded by the coding sequence ATGACAGTGATGGATTCCCTGCTTGCATTTACTGTGGCAGCGACATTACTCACTTTGACACCCGGGCTGGATACCGCACTGATTCTACGGACAGCAACGGTGGAAGGGGGTAAAAAAGCCTTGCAAGCCGCCCTCGGCATCAATGCGGGATGTTTTATTTGGGGAGCAATGGTGGCATTTGGCCTTGGCACATTAATTGCAGTATCAGAGCTGGCATTCAACCTATTAAAATGGTGTGGCGCATTGTATTTATGCTGGTTGGGCATTCAAATGATCTGGCACCCCAAAAAGGATCTGGGAGGAGAAACCTCTGCTTCTGTTAAAGGCCAGAATTGGTTTATCAAAGGAATGTTGGGCAATGTATTGAATCCGAAAATGGGCGTGTTTTATGTTTCGTTCCTGCCGCAGTTTATTCCACAGGGGCACTCAGCCACTTTATGGACATTCAACTTAGTCGCCATCCATGTTTTGCTGGGTACATTGTGGTCATTATCACTGATTTATGCCACACGTCCTCTTTCCCATATATTGCGTCGTGAAAATGTCATTAAGTGGATGAATCGTGCAACAGGCGGATTGTTTTTGCTTTTTGCATTTAAATTGGTGATGAGTAATCGGCGATAA
- a CDS encoding AzlD domain-containing protein — protein sequence MMLLIVLMGLISFALRAAPFLIRNNRLFKGKNILITALDYAICFILGTIIVNISLDNLSLSELIEQFNIRYLFALMTLVLAYFISKYTQSILKSLVISLVFFMLIQGLLG from the coding sequence ATGATGCTGTTGATCGTATTGATGGGGTTAATCAGTTTCGCGTTAAGGGCAGCCCCTTTTCTGATCAGGAATAATCGGTTGTTTAAGGGAAAAAATATACTGATTACTGCACTGGATTATGCCATTTGTTTTATTCTGGGCACGATTATCGTCAATATTTCGTTGGATAATTTATCCCTCAGTGAATTAATTGAACAGTTTAATATTAGATATCTATTTGCATTGATGACGCTGGTGTTAGCTTATTTTATTAGTAAATATACGCAATCAATATTAAAAAGTTTAGTCATTTCGCTGGTGTTTTTTATGTTGATACAGGGGTTGTTGGGTTAA
- a CDS encoding IS630 family transposase, whose amino-acid sequence MKIHLTPEQKRALELMHDTTRDSRVCDRIKAVLLASEGWTAQMIAQALRIHETTVSRHLKDFIAQEKLTPENGGSESHLSAKQTADLVDYLTANLLHTTAQIVDYVRARWQMSFSVGGMTKWLHRQGFSYKKPKGVPHKFDADKQQQFIDDYQSLKDRAGQNEPILFIDAVHPSQSTKLSYGWMKAGKNQVKVVETTGSRTRLNLLGALNLQRIEDTVIREYPSINAENIAYFFGAIRETYPLSQKIHIILDGAGYHRAELVKEVAYVLNIELHYLPPYSPNLNPIERLWKYMNEQVRNNVYFPDAKTFRETLRHFFHVTLPEKAKELTTRLTDNFQILKPASSS is encoded by the coding sequence ATGAAAATTCATCTGACACCAGAACAAAAACGTGCCCTCGAATTGATGCATGATACCACTCGTGATAGTCGAGTCTGTGATCGCATCAAGGCCGTGCTTTTGGCGTCAGAGGGCTGGACAGCTCAGATGATTGCTCAGGCCTTACGTATTCATGAAACTACGGTAAGCCGTCACCTAAAAGATTTCATCGCGCAGGAAAAACTCACCCCCGAAAATGGCGGTTCTGAAAGCCATCTCTCTGCCAAACAAACCGCCGATCTGGTTGATTATTTGACGGCAAATTTGCTGCATACGACCGCTCAAATTGTGGATTATGTACGAGCTCGTTGGCAGATGTCTTTCAGCGTGGGAGGCATGACGAAATGGCTTCACCGACAAGGTTTCAGCTACAAAAAGCCAAAGGGCGTTCCTCATAAATTCGATGCGGATAAGCAGCAACAATTTATTGATGACTACCAGTCTCTGAAAGACCGGGCAGGTCAGAATGAACCTATCCTATTTATTGATGCGGTGCATCCTTCGCAGTCCACAAAGCTCAGCTATGGTTGGATGAAAGCGGGGAAAAATCAGGTAAAAGTGGTCGAAACCACCGGCAGTCGTACCCGTCTCAATCTTCTGGGCGCCCTCAATTTACAACGAATTGAAGACACCGTGATCCGTGAATACCCGAGTATCAATGCCGAAAATATCGCGTATTTTTTCGGCGCTATTAGAGAAACTTACCCACTTTCGCAAAAAATTCATATTATTCTGGATGGGGCGGGTTACCACCGGGCAGAATTGGTGAAAGAGGTGGCATATGTCCTTAATATTGAACTGCATTACCTACCGCCTTACAGCCCAAACCTCAATCCAATAGAGCGATTGTGGAAGTATATGAATGAGCAAGTACGTAACAATGTTTATTTTCCGGATGCGAAGACATTCCGTGAAACCCTTCGTCACTTTTTTCATGTCACTTTGCCAGAAAAAGCGAAAGAACTCACGACTAGACTGACTGACAACTTTCAGATTTTAAAACCTGCATCTTCAAGTTAG
- a CDS encoding IS630 family transposase gives MPIITSIPRNERRQMKKAIQKTRDKNYARRLTALLMLHEGSTVSHVSRTLHCSRSSVNRWVNWLTLYGLEGLKSLPAGRPAIWNLAPLLSVISFLLQHSPQHLGYLRSRWSLELITLKINEILNISLSQSTLYRYFCRAGIVWRRAAPTLKLPDPEYDEKMAKISEALSNASGKHPVLYEDEVDINLNPKIGADWCFKGQQKRVVTPGKNQTHYLAGCLNAKTKEITYVGGLRKNSDLFIKLLDEINHQYTSAKTITLILDNYCIHKSRKVRVWLAKNPQFNLLFLPSYSPWLNKIERLWQSLHETVTRNHCCQFMWQLLHHVKIFMETASLQQQKPGMRKMGVSQL, from the coding sequence ATGCCAATCATAACATCAATACCCCGAAATGAACGACGTCAAATGAAAAAAGCTATCCAGAAAACCCGGGATAAGAACTATGCACGTCGCCTCACCGCGCTCTTGATGTTGCATGAAGGGAGTACGGTTTCTCACGTTTCCAGAACGCTTCACTGTTCACGTTCTTCAGTTAATCGTTGGGTAAATTGGTTAACATTATACGGGTTGGAAGGGCTTAAAAGCCTCCCTGCGGGAAGGCCTGCCATCTGGAATTTAGCCCCGCTTCTCTCCGTCATTTCTTTCTTATTACAGCACTCTCCACAACATCTTGGCTATCTCCGTTCACGATGGAGCCTTGAACTGATTACACTTAAAATCAATGAGATACTGAATATATCGCTCTCTCAAAGTACACTCTATCGCTACTTTTGTCGGGCGGGCATCGTTTGGCGAAGGGCGGCGCCAACCTTAAAATTACCTGACCCTGAGTATGATGAAAAAATGGCCAAAATCAGCGAGGCGTTATCCAATGCCTCAGGGAAACATCCTGTCTTATATGAGGATGAAGTGGACATCAACCTTAACCCGAAAATCGGTGCAGACTGGTGCTTCAAAGGACAGCAAAAGCGTGTTGTTACCCCCGGAAAGAACCAAACACACTACCTTGCGGGTTGCCTCAATGCGAAAACGAAAGAAATCACGTATGTCGGTGGCTTGAGAAAGAACTCAGATTTATTTATCAAATTGTTAGATGAAATTAATCATCAATATACCAGTGCCAAGACAATCACGTTAATTTTAGATAACTATTGCATTCATAAGAGCCGGAAGGTCAGGGTTTGGCTGGCAAAAAATCCCCAATTTAACCTTCTCTTTTTACCGTCCTATTCCCCGTGGTTGAATAAAATTGAACGTCTATGGCAATCCTTGCATGAAACCGTGACACGAAACCACTGCTGCCAATTTATGTGGCAGTTGCTTCACCATGTCAAAATCTTCATGGAAACCGCTTCCTTACAACAGCAGAAACCGGGGATGAGAAAAATGGGTGTATCACAATTATGA
- a CDS encoding TetR/AcrR family transcriptional regulator, whose translation MAKMGRPRSFDRDEAINQAMMLFWEHGYESTSLSQLKAGMGGITAPSFYAAFGSKEALFREVVTRYVDTYGSNVTASLWDTTLPPKEAIELALRRSAKMQTERNHPQGCLLVLSASAGSTEHKHIQKLLADVRRQTREGFLFCIQRAINNGELASESDPTVIAAMFDSFLLGFSTLARDGIPLSVLESSITKIMGILNPNINNS comes from the coding sequence ATGGCTAAGATGGGGCGGCCACGCAGTTTCGATCGTGATGAAGCGATCAATCAAGCGATGATGTTGTTCTGGGAACATGGCTATGAATCAACATCTCTGAGCCAGCTTAAGGCGGGAATGGGAGGTATCACAGCCCCCAGTTTCTATGCGGCCTTTGGCTCTAAGGAAGCATTATTCAGAGAGGTAGTCACTCGTTATGTCGATACGTATGGTAGTAATGTGACAGCAAGCCTTTGGGATACAACTCTTCCCCCCAAAGAGGCTATTGAGCTAGCTCTACGTCGTTCTGCAAAAATGCAAACAGAGCGTAATCATCCTCAGGGCTGTCTGTTGGTTCTATCCGCGAGTGCCGGTTCAACGGAGCACAAACATATCCAAAAATTGTTAGCCGATGTCAGAAGACAAACACGGGAAGGTTTTCTTTTCTGTATCCAACGTGCGATCAATAATGGCGAATTAGCAAGCGAAAGTGATCCTACCGTCATTGCAGCCATGTTCGATAGTTTCTTACTCGGCTTTTCAACTTTGGCCAGAGATGGAATTCCTCTGAGTGTTCTCGAATCATCTATTACAAAGATAATGGGTATTTTGAATCCCAATATAAATAACTCCTGA
- a CDS encoding DNA polymerase III subunit chi: protein MKNATFYLLEKLPLEKQPPEKLSPELSSPEDLQPHEWLACQLAADQWRAGKRVLIACENQQQAEKLDEALWQREPNQFVPHNLAGEGPRYGAPVELCWPQKRSHAPRDVLITLLPHFADFATAFHEVIDFVPIDENLKQLARERYKSYRSVGFNLTMATPPTY, encoded by the coding sequence ATGAAAAACGCCACTTTCTATTTATTGGAAAAGCTGCCATTGGAAAAACAGCCACCGGAGAAACTGTCACCGGAACTCTCATCGCCAGAGGATCTACAGCCACATGAATGGCTGGCCTGCCAGCTTGCTGCTGACCAATGGCGTGCAGGGAAGCGGGTTCTGATTGCGTGTGAAAACCAGCAACAGGCCGAAAAACTGGACGAAGCATTATGGCAACGGGAGCCGAATCAATTTGTGCCGCACAATCTTGCCGGAGAAGGTCCCCGCTATGGTGCCCCGGTGGAATTGTGCTGGCCGCAAAAAAGAAGCCATGCTCCCCGCGATGTGCTGATCACCCTGCTTCCGCATTTTGCAGACTTTGCCACGGCTTTCCATGAAGTGATAGACTTCGTTCCTATTGATGAAAATCTGAAACAGTTAGCGCGCGAACGATATAAATCCTATCGTAGCGTCGGCTTTAATTTGACCATGGCCACCCCGCCAACCTATTAA
- a CDS encoding AzlC family ABC transporter permease: protein MKTYLLSVIILALLINFRFFLMAMVMSQYFHGIPKRDILLSMLGFSASTYTVTHSHLSAENIKDGKSQFHFYLGVAVPCFVITFCATLLGYISAEHLNYQSFSLFLVMLVPIHFASLAAKRSGKDMSVLATMMGGICAPLLNELDMKLVDLALPILCGIGIAFIERKISKDKTS, encoded by the coding sequence TTGAAAACCTATTTACTGTCTGTGATTATTCTGGCATTGCTGATTAATTTCCGTTTTTTCTTGATGGCGATGGTGATGTCACAATATTTTCATGGCATTCCTAAGCGAGATATTTTGCTGTCGATGCTTGGATTTAGTGCCAGCACTTATACGGTAACGCATTCGCATCTTTCTGCGGAAAATATCAAGGATGGCAAATCCCAGTTTCATTTTTATCTGGGCGTGGCTGTACCCTGTTTTGTGATAACATTCTGTGCCACTTTGTTGGGGTATATTTCGGCAGAACACCTGAATTATCAATCTTTTTCCCTGTTTCTTGTGATGTTGGTTCCTATTCATTTTGCCTCTCTGGCTGCCAAGCGTTCGGGTAAGGATATGTCAGTATTGGCGACAATGATGGGAGGAATATGCGCGCCGTTATTGAATGAACTGGATATGAAATTAGTGGATCTGGCGCTCCCTATTTTATGCGGAATAGGGATTGCATTTATTGAGCGGAAAATCAGCAAGGATAAAACATCATGA
- the pepA gene encoding leucyl aminopeptidase: MEFSVKSGSPEKQRSACIIVGVFEPRRLSPIAEQLDKISNGYISALLRRGELEGKVGQTLLLHHVPNVLSERILLVGCGKERELDERQYKQIIQKTINTLNETGSMEAVCFLTELHVKGRNNYWKVRQAVETAKESLYVFDQLKSSKNELRRPLRKMVFNVPTRRELTSGERAIQHGLAIASGIKAAKDLANMPPNICNAAYLASQARQLADNAANLTTKVIGEEQMKELGMNAYLAVGQGSQNESLMAVMEYKGSKDANAKPIVLVGKGLTFDSGGISIKPAEGMDEMKYDMCGAASVYGAMRVVAELQLPINVIGVLAGCENMPGGRAYRPGDILTTMSGQTVEVTNTDAEGRLVLCDALTYVERFEPELVIDVATLTGACMIALGSHYTGLMSNHNPLAHELLNASEQAGDRAWRLPLGDEYTEQLESNFADMVNACGRLGGAITAGAFLSRFTSRYNWAHLDIAGTAWRSGKAKGATGRPVALLSQFLLNRSGLNSDD; encoded by the coding sequence ATGGAGTTTAGTGTAAAGAGCGGTAGCCCGGAAAAACAGCGCAGTGCCTGTATTATTGTCGGCGTGTTTGAACCCCGCCGTCTTTCCCCTATCGCAGAGCAACTTGACAAAATAAGTAACGGCTATATCAGTGCCTTATTGCGCCGTGGTGAACTTGAAGGCAAGGTCGGTCAAACCTTGTTGCTGCATCATGTTCCTAATGTACTGTCTGAGCGTATTTTGCTGGTTGGCTGTGGAAAAGAGCGTGAACTGGATGAGCGCCAGTATAAGCAAATTATCCAGAAAACGATCAACACCCTCAACGAAACCGGTTCAATGGAAGCCGTGTGTTTCTTAACAGAACTGCATGTGAAGGGGCGCAACAATTACTGGAAAGTCCGTCAGGCGGTCGAAACGGCCAAAGAGTCACTGTATGTTTTTGATCAACTCAAGAGCAGCAAAAATGAACTGCGTCGCCCACTGCGTAAAATGGTGTTCAATGTGCCGACCCGCCGCGAACTGACCAGCGGTGAACGTGCCATTCAGCACGGCCTTGCCATTGCATCGGGCATCAAGGCGGCAAAAGATCTGGCGAATATGCCCCCCAATATCTGTAATGCCGCGTATTTGGCATCGCAGGCGCGCCAGCTTGCTGACAACGCGGCCAATCTGACCACCAAAGTGATTGGTGAAGAGCAGATGAAAGAATTGGGCATGAACGCTTATCTGGCGGTCGGTCAAGGTTCGCAAAATGAATCCTTGATGGCCGTCATGGAATACAAAGGCAGCAAAGACGCCAATGCGAAACCGATCGTGCTGGTGGGCAAAGGGCTGACGTTTGATTCCGGCGGTATTTCCATCAAGCCAGCCGAAGGCATGGATGAGATGAAATATGATATGTGTGGTGCCGCTTCTGTTTATGGTGCCATGCGCGTGGTTGCCGAACTGCAATTGCCCATCAATGTCATCGGTGTTCTGGCCGGCTGTGAAAATATGCCGGGTGGGCGCGCCTATCGTCCGGGAGACATTTTAACCACCATGTCTGGCCAGACCGTTGAAGTGACCAACACCGATGCGGAAGGCCGTCTGGTACTGTGTGATGCGCTGACTTATGTTGAGCGTTTTGAACCGGAACTGGTCATCGATGTGGCAACCCTGACCGGCGCTTGTATGATCGCGCTGGGCAGCCATTATACGGGGCTGATGTCTAACCACAACCCACTGGCGCATGAACTGTTGAATGCGTCAGAACAAGCAGGGGATCGGGCATGGCGTCTGCCGTTAGGTGATGAATATACCGAGCAGTTAGAATCCAACTTTGCCGATATGGTCAACGCGTGCGGACGCTTAGGTGGTGCCATTACCGCCGGCGCTTTCCTGTCCCGCTTCACCAGCAGATACAACTGGGCACACCTGGATATCGCCGGGACAGCCTGGCGTTCAGGTAAAGCAAAAGGCGCAACAGGTCGTCCGGTTGCGCTCCTGTCACAATTCCTGTTAAATCGTTCAGGATTGAATTCTGATGATTAA